A window of Ananas comosus cultivar F153 linkage group 4, ASM154086v1, whole genome shotgun sequence contains these coding sequences:
- the LOC109709420 gene encoding agamous-like MADS-box protein AGL80, whose protein sequence is MARKKVNLAWISNDSTRRATFKKRRKGLMKKASELATLCDVRACVVVYAPGEAQAEVWPSPAEAARVLARFKSMPEMEQCKKMMNQEGFLRQRVAKAQEQLRKQERENRELETTLLMYDGLNSVAEGAGAGAVGRLRDLGIEDATSLAWMVEMKAKAVQERIDILKAQMHHAPSAAAGAATSSSSHAAAAIQQHQGPTDALVTKDKTPLEAAMEALQRQNWFMEVMNPSIDNNVLFGGVSGPAEEMMLMQPYIETTMPWLDPYFPLN, encoded by the coding sequence ATGGCCAGGAAAAAGGTGAACTTGGCATGGATCTCGAACGACTCGACGCGGCGGGCGACGTTCAAGAAGCGGCGCAAGGGGCTGATGAAGAAGGCTAGCGAACTGGCGACGCTGTGCGACGTGCGGGCGTGCGTGGTGGTGTATGCGCCCGGGGAGGCGCAGGCGGAGGTGTGGCCGTCGCCCGCGGAGGCTGCGCGCGTGCTGGCGCGCTTCAAGAGCATGCCCGAGATGGAGCAGTGCAAGAAGATGATGAATCAGGAGGGCTTCCTGCGCCAGCGCGTCGCCAAGGCCCAGGAGCAGCTCCGCAAGCAGGAGCGCGAGAACCGCGAGCTCGAGACCACCCTCCTCATGTACGATGGCCTTAACTCCGTTGCCGAAGGCGCAGGCGCAGGCGCGGTTGGCCGGCTGCGTGACCTGGGCATCGAGGACGCCACCAGCCTCGCCTGGATGGTTGAGATGAAGGCCAAGGCCGTGCAGGAGCGCATCGATATCCTAAAAGCCCAGATGCATCACGCCCCTTCTGCCGCTGCCGGGGCCgctacctcctcctcctcgcacGCTGCCGCGGCAATCCAACAGCACCAAGGACCGACCGACGCGCTGGTCACGAAGGATAAGACGCCGCTCGAGGCCGCCATGGAGGCACTGCAGCGGCAGAACTGGTTCATGGAGGTGATGAACCCTAGTATCGACAATAACGTTCTCTTCGGCGGCGTCAGTGGGCCGGCAGAAGAGATGATGTTGATGCAGCCCTACATTGAGACCACAATGCCGTGGCTCGATCCCTACTTTCCTCTTAACTGA
- the LOC109709709 gene encoding uncharacterized protein LOC109709709: MGSWVRTIAFPFRKARAIFSHPREKKSQTAVHDHQRLKLHGEVMACSYEDVHVLWSILDKSRLLDQKSSS, encoded by the exons ATGGGCTCTTGGGTGCGCACCATCGCCTTTCCGTTCCGAAAAGCTCGCGCTATATTCAGCCATCCGAGAGAGAAGAAGTCGCAAACCG CGGTGCACGATCACCAAAGGTTGAAGCTTCATGGCGAGGTGATGGCGTGCTCGTACGAGGATGTCCATGTGCTGTGGTCCATCCTTGATAAATCGAGGCTCCTAGATCAGAAATCAAGCTCGTGA